A single Buteo buteo chromosome 17, bButBut1.hap1.1, whole genome shotgun sequence DNA region contains:
- the LOC142040950 gene encoding keratin, type II cytoskeletal 75-like gives MNRQTYSMRAGGGGRSYSAASAIIPSGNRAGFSSMSVARSGGGGGGFGRLIGGGGGGGGGFGSRSLYNLGGSKRISFGVGSSFRAAFGSGAGGGYGFGGGAGGLGFSGGQGGGGGFGFGGGQGGGGGFGFAGFGGGPAGVGTIQEVTVNQSLLAPLNLEIDPNIHQVRKDEKEQIKTLNNKFASFIDKVRFLEQQNKVLETKWTLLQDQGQKNNSGKNNLDPLFEAYINNLKRQLANLLSERGRMDGELKNMQDLVEDFKNKYEEEINRRTAAENEFVVLKKDVDAAYMNKVELEAKVDALTDELSFLRALYDAELAQLSAQVSDTAVILSMDNNRDLDLSSIIAEVKAQYEDIANRSRAEAEAWYQTKFEELQATAGKHGDDLRNTKGEISELNRLIQRIRSEIENMRNQCATLQTAIGDSEERGELALKDAKAKMIDLEDALQKAKADMARQLREYQELMNVKLALDIEIATYRKLLEGEESRLSGEGLNPISYSVISSSSGMAGGAGLGGGFGGGSGFGLGGGGGGSGGYSFGSGGGLGLGGGGGGGLGAGFGGGSGLGIASGLGYGGGGSSSVKIVSKTSSSKKSIKSQSLKNATQPE, from the exons ATGAACCGGCAAACTTACAGCATGAGAGCGGGAGGTGGAGGCAGATCTTACAGCGCTGCCTCAGCCATTATTCCAAGTGGCAACAGGGCTGGCTTTAGTTCGATGTCTGTGGCACGatctggaggaggtggaggtggtTTTGGAAGGCTCATCGGAGGAGGTGGCGGCGGTGGTGGCGGTTTTGGCAGCAGAAGCCTCTACAACCTTGGTGGTAGCAAGAGGATATCCTTCGGTGTTGGAAGCAGCTTCCGAGCTGCTTTTGGGAGCGGAGCTG gtggtggATATGGCTTTGGTGGAGGTGCTGGTGGACTTGGCTTTAGTGGTGGacagggaggtggtggagggTTTGGCTTTGGTGGTGGACAGGGAGGTGGCGGAGGGTTTGGCTTTG CGGGATTTGGTGGTGGCCCAGCTGGAGTCGGTACAATCCAAGAAGTGACTGTCAACCAGAGCCTCCTGGCACCGCTGAACCTGGAGATAGATCCAAACATCCATCAGGTGCGAAAAGATGAGAAGGAGCAAATCAAGACCCTCAACAACAAGTTTGCTTCTTTCATTGACAAG GTTCGCTTCCTGGAGCAGCAGAACAAGGTTCTTGAGACCAAATGGACCCTCCTGCAGGACCAGGGTCAAAAAAACAACTCAGGCAAAAACAACCTGGACCCACTCTTTGAGGCTTACATCAACAACTTGAAACGGCAGCTGGCCAACCTGCTCAGTGAGAGAGGACGCATGGACGGGGAGCTGAAGAACATGCAAGACCTCGTTGAGGATTTCAAGAACAA ATATGAAGAGGAAATCAACCGACGCACAGCAGCAGAGAATGAGTTTGTGGTGCTGAAGAAG GACGTGGATGCTGCTTACATGAATAAGGTGGAGCTGGAGGCCAAGGTGGATGCTCTGACTGACGAACTCAGTTTCCTCCGAGCCCTCTATGATGCG GAGCTGGCTCAGCTCAGTGCACAAGTGTCCGACACCGCTGTCATTCTGTCAATGGACAACAACCGGGACCTGGACCTCAGCAGCATCATCGCTGAAGTCAAAGCTCAGTATGAAGACATTGCTAACAGGAGCCGGGCCGAGGCAGAGGCTTGGTACCAAACCAAG TTCGAGGAGCTTCAGGCCACGGCTGGGAAGCATGGGGATGACCTGCGCAACACAAAGGGGGAAATCTCTGAGCTCAACCGGCTGATCCAGAGGATCCGGTCAGAGATAGAGAACATGAGGAACCAG TGTGCCACCCTGCAGACAGCCATCGGAGACTCCGAGGAGCGTGGGGAGCTGGCCCTCAAAGATGCCAAGGCAAAGATGATCGACCTGGAAGATGCTCTGCAGAAAGCCAAAGCTGACATGGCCCGGCAGCTCCGCGAGTACCAGGAGCTCATGAACGTCAAGCTGGCCCTGGACATCGAGATCGCGACCTACAGgaagctgctggagggagaggagagcag GCTGAGCGGAGAGGGACTGAACCCCATCAGCTACT CTGTCATCAGCTCCAGCTCTGGCATGGCTGGTGGAGCTGGGTTAGGAGGAGGATTTG GCGGCGGAAGCGGTTTTGGTCTCggaggtggcggcggcggcagcggagGCTACAGCTTTGGAAGCGGAGGAGGACTTGGactggggggtggtggtggtggtggtctcGGAGCTGGATTTGGAGGAGGCAGCGGTCTCGGCATTGCAAGTGGCCTTGGCTACGgaggtggtggcagcagca GTGTGAAAATCGTCTCTAAAACCTCCTCCAGCAAAAAGAGCATAAAAAGCCAAAGCCTGAAGAATGCTACACAGCCCGAGTAA
- the LOC142041232 gene encoding keratin, type II cytoskeletal 75-like, whose amino-acid sequence MSRQCAARNQSKAGFSAASAFIPNASSTGFCLRSASQGGNCSTATGYGRFAGGFGSRSLYSLGGCKRISIAGRGGDFYGPAGFGAGTGISCGFGGAVGGAFRFGGGMGGPGFPAIPAGGIHEVSVNQSLLKPLNLEIDPNIQSIRKDEKDQIQTLNNKFASFIDKVRFLEQQNKVLETKWALLQEQGNKPVRNNIEPLFETYINNLRRQLNSLLTDKENLGGELNKVQSLAEDFKNKYEEEINKHTAVENEFVILKKEVDTAYMNKTELQARLDSLMEEIDFLRALYEAELSQMQTQISDTSVILTMDNNRSLDMDSIIAEVKAQYEDIANRSRAEAESWYQSRYEELQATAGRHGDDLRNTKQEISELNRHVQRLRSEIDSVKKQCASLQTAIADAEQRGEMAVKDARTKLAELEAALQKAKTDLARQLREYQELMNVKLALDIEIATYRKLLEGEECRLSGEGAGAVNISVTRTAVGTGYGSGNCLSFGGSSGVGGGVCAGGMGFSSGSGQGTAGSCVVGGSSSSTKYVSSTSSTKRCY is encoded by the exons ATGTCTCGCCAGTGCGCTGCAAGGAACCAGAGCAAAGCTGGCTTCAGCGCTGCCTCCGCCTTCATCCCAAATGCCAGCAGCACCGGCTTCTGCTTGCGTTCTGCATCCCAAGGTGGAAACTGCAGTACCGCCACTGGGTATGGAAGATTTGCTGGAGGTTTTGGAAGCAGGAGCCTCTACAGTCTTGGTGGATGCAAGAGGATCTCCATAGCTGGAAGAGGCGGTGACTTCTACGGACCTGCAGGTTTTGGTGCTGGCACTGGGATCTCCTGTGGTTTTGGTGGTGCAGTTGGTGGTGCCTTCAGGTTTGGAGGTGGCATGGGTGGCCCTGGATTCCCTGCTATCCCAGCTGGGGGCATCCATGAAGTCTCAGTCAACCAGAGCCTTCTGAAACCTCTCAACCTGGAGATTGACCCCAACATCCAGAGTATCCGTAAGGATGAGAAGGATCAGATTCAAACCCTCAACAATAAATTTGCCTCCTTCATCGACAAG GTCCGATTCCTTGAACAACAGAACAAGGTCCTGGAGACCAAGTGGGCCCTTCTGCAAGAACAGGGGAACAAACCAGTCAGAAACAACATCGAGCCCCTCTTTGAGACCTACATCAACAACCTCAGGAGACAGCTGAACAGCTTGCTGACAGACAAGGAGAACTTGGGAGGGGAGCTGAACAAGGTGCAAAGCCTTGCTGAGGACTTCAAGAACAA ATACGAAGAGGAGATCAACAAGCACACAGCTGTCGAGAATGAATTTGTGATCCTGAAGAAG GAGGTAGACACTGCCTACATGAACAAGACAGAGCTGCAAGCCAGGCTGGACTCCCTCATGGAGGAGATAGATTTCCTCAGAGCCCTCTATGAAGCC GAACTGTCTCAGATGCAGACCCAGATCTCTGACACCTCCGTCATCCTGACCATGGACAACAACCGCAGCCTGGACATGGACAGCATCATTGCAGAGGTCAAAGCGCAGTACGAGGACATCGCTAACCGGAGCCGGGCGGAGGCTGAGTCTTGGTACCAGTCCAGG TATGAAGAACTGCAGGCTACAGCAGGCAGGCATGGGGACGACCTCCGTAACACCAAGCAGGAGATCTCTGAGCTCAACCGTCACGTCCAGCGGCTGCGGTCTGAAATCGACAGTGTGAAGAAACAG TGCGCCAGTTTGCAAACAGCCATTGCAGATGCTGAGCAGCGTGGGGAGATGGCCGTCAAGGATGCCAGGACAAAACTGGCCGAGCtggaggcagctctgcagaaggcCAAGACAGACCTTGCCCGGCAGCTCCGCGAGTACCAGGAGCTCATGAACGTCAAGCTGGCCCTGGACATTGAGATTGCGACCTACAGGAAGCTGCTGGAGGGCGAGGAGTGCAG GCTCTCTGGAGAAGGTGCTGGTGCAGTGAATATCT CCGTGACCAGAACCGCCGTAGGAACAGGATATGGAAGTGGAAACTGTCTCAGCTTTGGAGGCAGCAGCGGTGTTGGAGGTGGGGTCTGTGCTGGAGGAATGGGCTTCAGCTCTGGAAGCGGACAAGGCACAGCCGGGTCATGCGTGGTCGGTGGAAGCAGTTCCAGCACGAAGTATGTCTCCAGCACCTCTTCAACCAAGAGATGCTATTAA
- the LOC142040951 gene encoding keratin, type II cytoskeletal 6A-like, with product MSRQSTVRIQRGRSGFSAASAIVPNSCRTSFSSCSVTRVGNCNAGSGFARVGGGFGSKSLYNVGGCKRISVAGRGGSFYGSAGFGGGAGSVYGGGFGMPANLGYGYGAFSGGMGAAGFPNGGIHEVSVNQSLLKPLNLEIDPSIQRIRKEEKEQIKTLNNKFASFIDKVRFLEQQNKVLETKWSLLQEQGMKTVRNNLEPLFETYINNLRMQLNSLLSDKGRLEGELVNTQYLVEDFKKKYEDEINRRTVAENEFVTLKKDVDAAYMNKVELQAKVDALTEEINFLRALYEAELSQMQTQISDTSVVLTMDNNRNLDLDSIISEVKAQYEDIANRSRAEAESWYQTKYEELQATAGRHGDDLRNTKQEISELNRHVQRLRSEIDNVKKQCANLKAAIADAEERGELALKDAKAKLAELEDALQQAKADLARQLREYQELMNVKLALDIEIATYRKLLEGEECRLAGDGVPVNISVTRTTVGTGYGGGSNLSMGGGICNMGNSFSCGSGPGVSSTTLGGGSSSSVKFVSTSSTRRSYRS from the exons ATGTCTCGCCAGTCCACCGTGAGGATTCAGAGGGGAAGAAGTGGCTTCAGCGCTGCTTCGGCCATCGTCCCAAACTCCTGCCGCACCAGCTTCAGTTCATGCTCTGTCACCCGGGTTGGAAACTGCAATGCTGGCAGCGGGTTTGCTAGGGTTGGTGGTGGCTTTGGAAGCAAAAGCCTCTACAATGTTGGTGGATGCAAGAGGATCTCTGTGGCTGGAAGGGGTGGTAGCTTCTATGGATCCGCAGGTTTTGGTGGTGGCGCTGGTAGCGTGTATGGTGGTGGCTTTGGCATGCCAGCTAACCTTGGCTATGGATATGGTGCCTTTAGTGGTGGCATGGGTGCTGCTGGATTCCCAAATGGGGGCATCCACGAAGTCTCCGTCAACCAGAGCCTTCTGAAACCTCTCAACTTGGAGATTGACCCCAGCATCCAAAGGATCcgaaaggaggagaaggaacaaATCAAAACCCTCAATAACAAATTTGCCTCCTTCATTGACAAG GTCCGATTCCTTGAGCAACAAAATAAAGTGCTGGAAACCAAGTGGAGCCTGCTTCAGGAGCAGGGGATGAAAACAGTTAGGAACAACCTGGAGCCGCTTTTCGAGACTTACATCAACAACCTCAGGATGCAGCTGAACAGTTTGCTGAGCGACaagggaaggctggagggagagCTCGTCAACACACAGTACCTGGTTGAGGATTTCAAGAAGAA GTATGAAGATGAAATCAACAGGCGTACAGTTGCAGAGAATGAATTTGTGACACTCAAGAAG gatgTAGATGCTGCCTATATGAACAAGGTGGAACTACAAGCCAAGGTAGATGCGCTGACTGAAGAAATTAACTTCCTGAGAGCCCTCTACGAAGCA GAGCTGTCTCAGATGCAGACCCAGATCTCCGACACCTCTGTTGTTCTCACCATGGACAACAACCGAAACCTGGACCTGGACAGCATCATCTCGGAGGTCAAAGCGCAGTACGAGGACATCGCCAACAGAAGCCGGGCTGAAGCCGAGTCCTGGTACCAAACCAAG TACGAAGAGCTGCAGGCTACGGCAGGCAGGCACGGGGACGACCTCCGTAACACCAAGCAGGAGATCTCTGAGCTCAACCGCCACGTCCAGCGGCTGCGGTCTGAAATCGACAACGTGAAGAAACAG TGTGCAAACCTGAAAGCGGCCATCGCAGATGCTGAGGAACGTGGGGAGCTGGCCCTCAAGGATGCCAAAGCCAAACTGGCCGAGCTGGAAGATGCTCTGCAACAGGCCAAGGCTGACCTGGCCCGGCAGCTCCGTGAGTACCAGGAGCTCATGAACGTCAAGCTGGCCCTGGACATCGAGATCGCGACCTACAGGAAGCTGCTGGAGGGCGAGGAGTGCAG GCTGGCTGGAGATGGTGTCCCAGTGAATATCT cCGTGACCAGAACAACTGTGGGAACGGGATACGGAGGAGGAAGTAACCTCAGCATGGGAGGGGGAATCTGCAATATGGGGAACAGCTTCAGCTGTGGAAGTGGTCCTGGGGTTAGCAGCACCACCCTTGGAGGCGGCAGCAGCTCCAGCGTGAAGTTTGTCTCAACCTCCTCCACCAGAAGAAGTTACAGAAGCTAA
- the LOC142040948 gene encoding keratin, type II cytoskeletal 6A-like: MSRISFRSSTGGGMRGFSSGSAIVGGGGGNRSSFSSISVSRVGGGRAGGGGGFGAGGGFGSRSLYNLGGSKRISYSSVGGGLRSGAGGGYGFGGGAGFGLGYGGGAGAGFGLGGAGGGGGYGLGSGFGLGGPGFGGRGGPGFPVCPPGGIHEVTVNQSLLAPLKLDIDPEIQKVRTQEREQIKTLNNKFASFIDKVRFLEQQNKVLETKWSLLQEQGHTVTRKSLEPLFEAYINNLRRQLDSLMGERGRLDSELRNMQDMVEDFKNKYEDEINRRTGAENEFVVLKKDVDGAYMNKVELQAKADALADEINFLRALYEAELSQMQQQVSDTSVVLSMDNNRNLDLNSIIAEVKAQYEDIANRSRAEAEAWYQNKYEELQVSAGRHGDDLRNTKIEISEINRMVQRLRNEIESVKKQCANLQAAIAEAEERGELALKDAKAKLAELEDALQKAKADLARQLREYQELMNVKLALDIEIATYRKLLEGEESRLAGEGVGAVSVSVVSSSSGVGYGGGGGSCLGMGGGLGMGGGLGMGSGLGMGSGGGGGGYSVSSSGGFGGGSGGFGGGSTFSSGSSRGMGASTGGSVRIVSKTTTTKKTVR, translated from the exons ATGAGTCGGATCTCTTTCAGATCATCTACTGGAGGGGGCATGAGGGGCTTTAGCTCAGGCTCTGCTATCGTAGGAGGTGGCGGTGGTAACAGAAGCAGTTTTAGCTCCATCTCTGTCTCCAGAgttggaggaggaagagccGGAGGTGGAGGAGGCTTTGGAGCTGGTGGTGGCTTCGGCAGCAGAAGTCTCTATAACCTAGGTGGAAGCAAAAGAATTTCCTACAGCTCGGTCGGTGGAGGTCTACGGAGCGGAGCCGGTGGTGGATACGGCTTTGGTGGAGGAGCTGGCTTTGGTCTTGGCTATGGTGGTGGAGCAGGCGCTGGTTTTGGCTTAGGaggagctggtggtggtggcggctATGGGCTGGGCAGTGGATTTGGGCTGGGAGGTCCCGGATTTGGTGGTCGAGGTGGCCCCGGGTTCCCTGTTTGCCCACCTGGTGGCATCCATGAAGTGACTGTCAACCAGAGCCTCCTGGCACCCCTCAAGCTGGATATCGACCCGGAAATCCAGAAGGTGCGAACGCAGGAGCGTGAGCAGATCAAGACGCTGAACAACAAATTTGCCTCCTTCATTGACAAG GTGCGCTTTTTGGAGCAGCAGAACAAAGTGCTGGAGACCAAGTGGAGCCTCCTCCAAGAGCAAGGTCACACAGTCACCAGGAAATCCCTGGAGCCCCTTTTTGAAGCCTACATCAACAACCTCAGACGGCAGCTAGACAGCCTTATGGGAGAGAGGGGACGGTTGGACTCTGAACTGAGGAACATGCAGGACATGGTGGAAGACTTTAAGAACAA ATATGAAGATGAGATCAACCGGCGCACTGGTGCAGAGAATGAGTTCGTGGTCCTCAAAAAG gaTGTGGATGGTGCTTACATGAACAAGGTCGAGCTGCAGGCCAAAGCAGATGCGCTGGCAGATGAAATTAACTTCCTGAGAGCTCTCTACGAAGCG GAATTGTCCCAGATGCAGCAGCAAGTATCCGACACCTCCGTCGTCCTGTCCATGGACAACAACCGTAACTTGGACCTCAACAGCATCATTGCAGAGGTCAAAGCTCAGTACGAGGACATCGCCAACCGGAGCCGGGCTGAGGCTGAGGCTTGGTACCAAAACAAG TACGAGGAACTCCAGGTCTCCGCCGGGCGGCACGGCGATGACCTCCGTAACACCAAGATAGAAATTTCAGAGATCAACCGGATGGTCCAGAGGCTGCGGAACGAGATCGAGAGCGTGAAGAAACAG TGCGCCAACCTCCAAGCGGCCATCGCTGAGGCAGAGGAGCGCGGGGAGCTGGCCCTCAAGGATGCCAAAGCCAAACTGGCTGAGCTGGAAGATGCTCTGCAGAAAGCCAAGGCAGACCTGGCCCGGCAGCTCCGCGAGTACCAGGAGCTCATGAACGTCAAGCTGGCCCTGGACATCGAGATCGCGACCTACAGAaagctgctggagggagaggagagcag GCTTGCCGGCGAGGGAGTCGGAGCCGTGAGCGTCT CCGTGGTCAGCAGCTCGAGCGGGGTGGGCTacggtggcggcggcggcagctGCCTGGGCATGGGCGGAGGTCTCGGCATGGGCGGAGGTCTCGGCATGGGAAGCGGTCTCGGCAtgggaagcggcggcggcggcggcggctacAGCGTGAGCAGCAGCGGCGGCTTCGGAGGTGGGAGCGGAGGTTTCGGCGGGGGCAGCACCTTCAGCTCCGGGAGCAGCCGAGGTATGGGTGCCAGCACGGGAGGCAGCGTCAGGATCGTTTCCAAGACCACCACTACCAAAAAGACCGTCAGATAA